A genome region from Macrotis lagotis isolate mMagLag1 chromosome 4, bilby.v1.9.chrom.fasta, whole genome shotgun sequence includes the following:
- the RAMAC gene encoding RNA guanine-N7 methyltransferase activating subunit, producing the protein MTDSPDAVPNFEEMFANRFTEDDKEYQEYLKRPADSPPIVEEWNSRSSGNQRNRGNRLQDNRHFRGRDGRRGWPSDNRSNQWHGRPWGNNYQQHRQEPYYHHQYGQYGYNQRPPYGYY; encoded by the exons ATGACTGATTCTCCTGATGCTGTTCCAAATTTTGAAGAGATGTTTGCCAATCGATTCACAGAAGATGATAAAGAGTATCAAGAATACCTGAAACGACCTGCAGATTCCCCTCCAATTGTTGAAGAGTGGAATAGCAGATCTAGTGGTAATCAAAGAAACAGAGGCAATCg gttGCAAGATAACAGACACTTTCGAGGAAGGGATGGCAGACGGGGTTGGCCAAGTGACAACAGATCTAATCAATGGCATGGAAGACCCTGGGGTAATAACTATCAGCAGCACAGACAAGAGCCTTACTACCATCATCAGTATGGACAATATGGTTATAATCAGCGTCCTCCTTATGGCTACTATTAA